In one Leptospira fletcheri genomic region, the following are encoded:
- a CDS encoding LIC10012 family protein, translating to MSKNFCLYWTFLLILPIGDAIATTIVFLPGSWQGLAPQVIEGTTEKPFELARLGQFYANNAYSVKIKEAFSNRAEVEMQDYLRPQLSKESFKNACLQFKTDYVVRDAIEIQTNIRIDRTVFDCNLYRWEEFSVVGKKDLFEVFERLTRNSLLFVPRKSQKDVKIESKPLPQIQIFVVDGSFSFAPERREFMSQIEAFSWRPETKFRLAIFGESGSKIYPESTRKEMIAQWKEWKPAGKSVTSDIANALVRLRRILISQDKMGTKPVLSVIILTNAKEGKSDGSYSAAIEALRQIGCKVTILYSSYSGPESRRAQKEASIRGADFKEVTYFQRIATNRDSKTLVFQGGRLYVTPQVLASGAEIDESVLEKVDMSGVYSSGDNLNPWALSSLYEEIRKEKVISSEPVRSNFASLFGKSVTNTSKESGSFSGKRALVKAKGKAFWMQFPSFFELSEGKKGVWKTTFLSSPYSSEAVETLPESVENYPYSPPKTLDCDPSIVRNYFQNTEKSKFDCLVRGEILEIARP from the coding sequence TTGTCAAAAAATTTCTGCCTTTATTGGACTTTTCTGTTAATTCTCCCGATAGGCGACGCAATAGCGACGACCATCGTATTTCTTCCTGGTAGCTGGCAAGGGCTGGCGCCGCAGGTCATAGAAGGTACGACGGAGAAACCCTTCGAGTTGGCCAGACTGGGTCAATTTTATGCTAACAACGCCTATTCCGTAAAAATCAAAGAAGCGTTTTCAAATCGTGCCGAGGTCGAGATGCAGGATTACCTTCGTCCGCAACTTTCCAAAGAATCTTTTAAGAACGCTTGTTTACAATTTAAGACGGACTATGTCGTCCGAGATGCGATCGAGATTCAAACAAATATCCGCATCGATCGCACCGTATTCGATTGTAATCTGTATCGGTGGGAAGAATTCTCCGTCGTCGGTAAAAAGGATTTGTTCGAAGTCTTTGAAAGGTTGACCCGTAACTCTCTCCTTTTCGTTCCGCGTAAGTCCCAAAAAGACGTTAAAATAGAATCCAAGCCTCTCCCTCAAATCCAGATTTTCGTGGTTGATGGGTCCTTTTCTTTCGCTCCGGAAAGAAGAGAGTTTATGTCCCAAATAGAGGCGTTTTCTTGGCGACCGGAAACGAAGTTTCGATTAGCGATTTTCGGAGAAAGCGGTTCTAAAATTTATCCCGAATCGACTCGGAAAGAGATGATTGCACAGTGGAAAGAATGGAAACCTGCCGGAAAGTCGGTCACTTCCGACATCGCAAATGCCCTGGTAAGATTGAGAAGAATTCTAATTTCGCAAGATAAAATGGGAACCAAACCGGTTTTATCCGTAATCATACTAACCAACGCAAAAGAAGGCAAATCGGATGGCAGCTATTCCGCTGCAATCGAAGCGCTTCGACAGATTGGGTGTAAAGTGACTATTCTATATTCATCATATTCCGGACCGGAATCCAGGAGGGCGCAAAAAGAAGCGTCCATACGGGGAGCGGATTTTAAAGAAGTTACCTATTTTCAGAGAATCGCCACGAATCGGGATTCTAAAACGTTGGTTTTCCAAGGGGGGAGATTGTACGTAACTCCCCAAGTTTTAGCTTCCGGAGCGGAAATCGATGAGAGTGTTCTGGAAAAAGTCGATATGAGCGGGGTTTATTCTTCCGGAGACAATCTAAATCCTTGGGCTCTATCGAGTCTGTATGAGGAAATTCGTAAGGAAAAGGTGATTTCTTCGGAGCCGGTTCGGAGCAACTTCGCTTCTTTGTTCGGCAAATCGGTGACTAACACTTCCAAAGAATCCGGATCTTTTTCGGGAAAAAGGGCGTTAGTTAAAGCGAAAGGAAAAGCTTTCTGGATGCAATTTCCTAGTTTTTTCGAGCTTTCCGAGGGAAAAAAAGGGGTATGGAAAACCACATTTCTTTCCTCACCTTATTCTTCCGAAGCAGTGGAGACCCTGCCCGAGTCTGTGGAAAATTATCCTTATTCTCCTCCGAAAACTCTGGATTGTGACCCTTCTATCGTGAGAAACTATTTTCAAAACACGGAGAAGTCCAAGTTTGATTGCCTAGTCCGCGGAGAAATTCTGGAGATCGCTCGTCCGTGA
- a CDS encoding lipoprotein LipL21 codes for MIKKLIAISLAAVLFSYCGPNTAQKDATSVGDGGWSFEGWGGPPEQRNDGKTPKDTNPKDYYYMKFSSRASAKAVAKKSPAMMQSTCREASRLQGASDVVKKMVGETVESASGVSDGEATANVIVSQSAGIVKGVGVYECKATGPGSDPKDVSKDNWEECQCVIYAKFPGGRDALVAKAQEVGK; via the coding sequence ATGATCAAGAAACTAATCGCTATTTCACTAGCGGCTGTACTCTTCTCCTATTGCGGGCCTAACACTGCGCAAAAGGATGCTACCTCCGTTGGTGACGGCGGATGGTCTTTCGAAGGTTGGGGTGGACCCCCTGAACAAAGAAACGATGGGAAAACTCCTAAGGATACCAATCCTAAAGACTACTACTACATGAAGTTTTCTTCTCGCGCTTCCGCTAAAGCTGTGGCTAAAAAAAGCCCTGCGATGATGCAATCTACTTGCCGTGAAGCGTCTCGTTTACAGGGAGCTTCCGACGTAGTTAAGAAGATGGTTGGAGAAACCGTTGAATCGGCTTCCGGAGTATCCGACGGTGAAGCAACTGCAAACGTAATCGTTTCGCAATCTGCCGGTATCGTTAAAGGTGTGGGAGTTTACGAGTGTAAAGCTACCGGCCCGGGTTCCGATCCGAAAGACGTTTCTAAAGACAACTGGGAAGAATGTCAGTGTGTAATCTACGCTAAATTCCCTGGTGGTCGCGACGCTCTTGTTGCAAAAGCTCAGGAAGTCGGAAAATAA
- the lenA gene encoding lipoprotein LenA, whose amino-acid sequence MNIKNFLTVAIIAFLFSACKKEQPSQQSQIVGTKYSGWDQWIYKKPGTASKAEQVTLVYGMEEVTGLEVVTHEETDKKGNKKVTEYLKLKTVDNKEGFAPVKNFFDAILFVVGEGGQAFAKNSLTSPSKGKLQRGMYCLEIEESGEFAKVKCYESIVKGGKLADLHDVWIQPASPSLSRDPLLGDTLRNLRSASTKLLEAAKMQDTTKQEQLKSEAAKALKSVVEKGDQFLDDANSIATEYGLTLAE is encoded by the coding sequence ATGAATATAAAAAATTTCCTGACGGTTGCTATAATTGCTTTCCTGTTCTCCGCATGCAAAAAAGAGCAGCCTTCACAGCAAAGCCAGATCGTAGGGACGAAATATTCCGGCTGGGACCAATGGATCTATAAAAAACCGGGTACAGCTAGTAAAGCGGAACAGGTCACTCTCGTTTACGGTATGGAAGAGGTGACCGGTCTGGAAGTCGTTACTCACGAAGAAACCGATAAAAAAGGAAATAAGAAAGTAACAGAATACTTAAAACTTAAGACGGTAGACAATAAGGAAGGATTTGCTCCGGTTAAGAATTTCTTCGACGCGATCTTATTCGTTGTGGGAGAAGGCGGGCAGGCTTTCGCTAAAAATTCCTTAACTTCTCCTTCGAAAGGAAAATTGCAGAGGGGAATGTACTGTCTGGAAATCGAAGAAAGCGGGGAATTCGCTAAAGTAAAATGTTACGAATCGATCGTAAAGGGAGGTAAGCTGGCCGACTTGCACGACGTATGGATCCAACCGGCTTCTCCAAGTCTCTCCCGAGACCCTTTATTAGGAGATACGCTCCGGAATCTGCGCAGCGCTAGTACCAAATTACTGGAAGCAGCAAAGATGCAGGATACGACTAAGCAAGAGCAGTTGAAATCCGAAGCAGCAAAAGCCTTAAAGTCGGTCGTAGAAAAAGGGGATCAGTTTTTGGATGATGCGAACTCGATCGCAACCGAATACGGGCTTACTCTGGCCGAATAA
- a CDS encoding tRNA dihydrouridine synthase, translated as MIRIGSVAIPGWLAMSPMAGISDSPTRTIARRFGSAFSYTEFVSTDTLAVGSKKALSQLKFREEERPVTFQIFGNKLEIIVEAAKRIRELNPDIIDLNMGCPTKNVSMRGSGVGLLRKPVYAGKIIEAMRATLDIPVTAKIRLGWDDTSRNYMEVSRILEESGALAISVHGRTREMGYSGKADWDAIADIKAARKIPIFGNGDVTSYEEAVRRKRESGVDGVLIGRGSIGDPWVFSESSRESIRLEELVSVAIQHLDLMVENFGEKFGPILFRKHMVRYFHGRPEFIPLKIELLQEMVSERIKESLLSLQELSLPTTAFAV; from the coding sequence ATGATTCGGATCGGGTCCGTCGCAATTCCGGGATGGTTGGCCATGTCTCCGATGGCAGGCATTAGCGACAGTCCCACTCGCACGATTGCACGGAGGTTCGGATCCGCCTTTTCCTACACGGAGTTCGTTTCGACGGACACCTTGGCGGTCGGCTCGAAAAAAGCCCTTTCACAACTTAAATTTAGAGAAGAAGAAAGGCCCGTCACTTTTCAAATCTTCGGTAACAAACTGGAAATTATCGTAGAAGCGGCCAAAAGGATCCGTGAATTAAATCCGGACATCATAGATTTAAACATGGGATGTCCTACAAAAAACGTATCTATGAGAGGTTCTGGGGTCGGGCTCCTGAGAAAACCCGTTTATGCCGGAAAAATTATAGAAGCAATGCGAGCTACGCTAGACATTCCGGTGACCGCAAAAATCCGTCTCGGTTGGGACGATACTTCCCGCAATTATATGGAAGTTTCCCGGATCTTGGAGGAGTCGGGAGCTCTTGCGATTTCCGTACACGGAAGGACGAGAGAGATGGGGTATTCCGGAAAAGCGGATTGGGATGCCATCGCGGATATTAAAGCAGCCAGAAAAATTCCCATCTTCGGAAACGGAGACGTGACAAGTTATGAAGAAGCGGTTCGCAGAAAACGGGAATCCGGGGTGGACGGAGTGTTGATCGGAAGAGGTTCCATTGGAGATCCGTGGGTTTTTTCCGAAAGTTCTCGAGAATCGATTCGGCTGGAAGAGTTGGTTTCGGTGGCGATCCAACACTTAGATCTGATGGTCGAAAATTTCGGCGAAAAATTCGGTCCGATTCTGTTCCGAAAACATATGGTTCGCTATTTCCACGGAAGACCGGAATTCATTCCGCTCAAAATAGAGCTTTTACAAGAGATGGTTTCGGAAAGAATCAAAGAATCCTTATTGAGTTTGCAAGAGTTGTCGTTGCCGACGACCGCATTCGCCGTCTAA
- the gyrA gene encoding DNA gyrase subunit A, translating into MSQEMENEVKTLGFSPASRPDISDALKNGVRVIPVEIEDQMKEAYLGYAMSVIVGRALPDVRDGLKPVHRRILHAMNERAWRSDRPYVKCAKIVGEVIGNYHPHGDSAVYDALVRMVQDFSLRVPLIDGQGNFGSVDGDNPAAYRYTEARLEKIAEELLRDIEKETVNYSPNFDDTKEQPDVLPANFPNLLVNGSSGIAVGMATNVPPHNLQESIQAVIAVIKNPEITIPELLKIMPGPDFPTGGTIIGGEGLLSAYHSGRGSIRIRSKVEIEENKKGREVIVVTEIPYQVNKRTLLERIGELVNEKQIEGISEILDLSDRKGIRVEIHCKKDSNAQVILNQLLKLTQLQVSYGITMLAILDNKPKIFNLKEILVAYSLHRKEVIVRRTKFDLDKAEKRAHILEGLKIALENIEEVIKVIRASKNAPEAKEQLMSRFVLSEVQAEAILEMRLQRLTSLEVQKIIDELEEVRVLILDLKDILSNSNRVSDIVCTELLEVSDKFGTGRKTEISLESVESSGFNAEDLIADEEIVLQITFDQFVKRLPIDTFKRQRRGGKGIQGLSQKRDDIIKIMKSAMTHDNVMFFSNIGKAYMMKAYELPQASKEARGKSLKAIIGLGENEYISSVFTFREEDKHKDLLLVTKKGFIKRVELSEFANVKKSGIIAIGLRDEDELIAVQSVIKGDDVMIFSRKGLALRIEMDNVRAQGRAAQGVTGMRLAGDDAIVGLSKVVEGEDIFVISENGYGKRLGFEEFSTKGRGGKGMAFLKVGEKNGSAVGVSSVGSEDEIILVTQQGMIIRTEANQISKMGRTAVGVRVVDIKGTDRVQDCTVIGESKEK; encoded by the coding sequence ATGAGCCAAGAGATGGAAAACGAAGTAAAAACATTGGGATTCAGTCCCGCGTCGAGGCCGGATATCAGTGACGCGCTGAAAAACGGAGTTCGTGTAATTCCGGTGGAAATCGAAGACCAAATGAAAGAGGCCTATTTGGGTTATGCGATGAGCGTAATCGTGGGCCGAGCGCTTCCTGACGTACGGGACGGTCTTAAGCCAGTACATAGAAGGATTCTTCACGCGATGAACGAACGTGCTTGGAGAAGCGACAGACCTTACGTGAAATGCGCGAAGATTGTTGGAGAAGTGATCGGTAACTACCATCCTCACGGTGATAGCGCTGTCTATGACGCATTGGTAAGAATGGTCCAGGATTTCTCTTTGCGGGTTCCCTTGATCGACGGCCAAGGGAACTTCGGATCCGTAGACGGAGATAATCCTGCTGCCTATCGATACACCGAAGCGAGGCTGGAAAAAATCGCGGAAGAATTACTTCGGGACATCGAGAAAGAAACGGTAAATTATTCTCCGAACTTCGACGATACCAAGGAACAACCGGACGTACTTCCCGCCAATTTTCCGAACTTGCTGGTAAACGGTTCTTCCGGGATCGCCGTGGGGATGGCTACGAACGTTCCTCCCCACAATCTACAGGAATCGATCCAAGCGGTCATTGCAGTCATAAAAAATCCCGAGATCACGATTCCGGAACTCCTGAAGATCATGCCGGGGCCGGATTTCCCCACGGGTGGAACCATCATTGGGGGAGAAGGGCTTCTTTCCGCTTATCACTCCGGAAGAGGTTCGATCCGAATTCGATCCAAAGTAGAGATCGAAGAGAATAAGAAGGGACGAGAAGTGATCGTAGTCACCGAAATTCCTTACCAAGTCAACAAACGAACTCTCTTGGAAAGAATCGGCGAACTAGTAAACGAAAAGCAGATCGAAGGAATCTCTGAAATTCTGGACCTTTCGGACCGGAAAGGAATTCGAGTGGAAATCCATTGTAAAAAGGATTCCAACGCTCAAGTGATTTTAAACCAGCTGTTAAAACTCACTCAACTTCAGGTAAGTTATGGAATCACCATGCTTGCGATTCTGGATAACAAACCTAAAATCTTCAATCTAAAGGAGATCCTGGTCGCCTATTCTTTGCATCGTAAAGAAGTCATCGTAAGAAGAACCAAGTTCGACCTGGATAAGGCCGAAAAACGTGCTCATATTTTAGAAGGGTTGAAAATCGCTCTCGAAAATATCGAAGAAGTGATTAAGGTCATTCGTGCTTCTAAAAACGCTCCCGAAGCAAAAGAACAATTGATGAGCCGCTTCGTATTGTCGGAAGTCCAAGCCGAAGCGATTCTGGAAATGCGACTCCAGAGACTTACTTCCTTGGAAGTGCAGAAAATCATCGACGAATTGGAGGAAGTACGCGTACTGATCCTGGATTTGAAGGATATTCTTTCCAACTCGAATCGGGTTTCGGATATAGTGTGCACGGAACTTCTGGAAGTTTCGGATAAATTCGGAACCGGTCGAAAGACTGAAATCAGCTTGGAAAGCGTGGAGTCCTCCGGTTTTAACGCGGAAGATCTTATCGCCGACGAGGAAATCGTTCTCCAGATCACTTTCGACCAATTCGTAAAACGCCTGCCCATCGATACGTTCAAGCGCCAGAGAAGAGGCGGAAAAGGGATCCAAGGACTTTCGCAGAAGCGGGACGACATCATAAAAATCATGAAATCGGCCATGACGCACGATAACGTGATGTTCTTTTCCAATATCGGAAAGGCGTATATGATGAAGGCTTACGAACTTCCCCAAGCCTCTAAGGAAGCTAGAGGGAAATCGTTAAAAGCCATCATAGGTTTGGGAGAAAACGAATATATATCTTCCGTATTCACCTTCCGAGAGGAAGACAAACATAAAGATCTACTTTTGGTAACGAAAAAGGGATTCATAAAACGTGTGGAATTATCCGAATTCGCCAACGTAAAAAAATCCGGAATCATAGCGATCGGCCTTCGTGATGAGGATGAATTGATCGCGGTGCAATCCGTAATCAAAGGCGACGACGTTATGATCTTCTCCAGAAAAGGACTGGCTCTACGGATCGAAATGGATAACGTCCGAGCCCAAGGTAGAGCAGCGCAAGGAGTGACGGGAATGCGTCTCGCCGGCGACGACGCGATCGTGGGATTGTCCAAAGTCGTGGAAGGGGAGGATATATTCGTAATTTCCGAAAACGGTTACGGAAAACGACTCGGGTTCGAGGAATTTTCCACGAAAGGCCGAGGAGGAAAAGGGATGGCTTTCCTAAAAGTCGGAGAAAAGAACGGATCCGCAGTCGGAGTGAGTTCCGTCGGTTCCGAGGATGAAATCATACTAGTTACCCAACAAGGGATGATCATCCGGACGGAAGCGAACCAAATCTCCAAAATGGGACGTACAGCCGTGGGCGTACGCGTAGTGGACATTAAAGGAACGGATAGAGTCCAAGATTGTACGGTGATCGGCGAGAGTAAGGAAAAATGA
- the gyrB gene encoding DNA topoisomerase (ATP-hydrolyzing) subunit B, with the protein MSQSDNSYSAGQIKILEGLEAVRKRPGMYIGTQDESGLHKMVYEVVDNSVDEAMAGHCTDIIISILPDNIIEVRDNGRGIPTAIHPDKNISTIEVVMTILHAGGKFENDAYKVSGGLHGVGVSVVNALSEWLEVEVYQQGKVHYQKYAKGVPQGPVSVQGDSQDRGTLVRFKPDSSIFTTTEFQFDVLTTRFRELAFLNKGLKLIVKDNRKPEPEIHEFLFDGGIVSFVEYLNENKHPLHKTIHFERNKDDVVAEIAIQYSDTYSENIFCFTNNINNNLGGTHLEGFRAALTRTLNDYLKKEQQLSKKQPSGLSGDDLKEGLTAVISVKIPQPQFNSQTKEKLVNAEIKGIMQTLTGEGLSLFFEENPSVTKKILEKCILAAKAREAARKARDLTRRKTVLEGGGLPGKLADCSEKDPAASELYIVEGDSAGGSAKQGRDRNYQAILPLKGKILNVEKSRLDKILGNEEIRTLVSALGTGIGEDEFNVDKIRYHKIFIMTDADIDGSHIRTLLLTFFFRYMKSVIEKGYLYVAQPPLYLIRHGKNSTYLYSDKEKEEYLKTIGSEKAVIQRYKGLGEMNPEQLWETTMDPERRVVLKVKLDDYVEAEDTFNILMGDEVVPRRRFIEVNAAKVANLDL; encoded by the coding sequence GTGAGCCAATCAGACAATAGTTACAGCGCCGGTCAGATAAAGATTTTAGAAGGTCTGGAAGCTGTTCGAAAACGGCCGGGAATGTACATAGGTACGCAAGACGAAAGTGGACTCCATAAAATGGTCTATGAAGTCGTCGATAACTCCGTTGACGAAGCAATGGCTGGCCATTGTACCGATATTATCATTTCGATTCTCCCCGATAACATCATAGAAGTTCGAGACAACGGCCGGGGAATTCCTACTGCGATTCACCCGGACAAAAATATCTCCACGATCGAAGTGGTTATGACTATCCTTCATGCAGGCGGAAAATTCGAAAACGACGCGTACAAGGTCTCCGGAGGGCTTCATGGGGTCGGGGTGAGCGTCGTAAATGCTCTTTCCGAGTGGCTTGAAGTGGAGGTCTACCAACAAGGGAAAGTGCACTATCAAAAGTATGCGAAAGGAGTTCCACAAGGGCCCGTGTCCGTACAGGGGGATTCCCAAGATAGGGGAACTTTGGTTCGGTTCAAACCGGATTCCTCCATTTTTACGACCACCGAATTCCAATTCGATGTGTTAACCACGCGTTTTCGAGAGCTGGCCTTTCTGAATAAAGGCCTGAAACTGATCGTTAAAGATAATAGGAAACCGGAGCCGGAAATTCACGAGTTTCTGTTCGACGGTGGGATCGTTTCTTTCGTGGAATATCTGAACGAGAACAAACACCCTCTCCACAAGACGATCCATTTCGAGAGAAATAAGGACGATGTCGTTGCGGAAATTGCGATCCAATATTCGGACACTTATTCCGAAAATATTTTCTGTTTTACGAATAATATAAACAACAATCTCGGCGGAACCCATTTGGAAGGGTTTCGGGCCGCATTAACTAGAACATTAAACGACTATCTTAAAAAAGAGCAGCAACTTTCCAAGAAGCAACCCAGCGGACTTTCAGGAGACGATTTAAAAGAAGGATTGACTGCTGTTATTTCCGTAAAGATTCCCCAGCCGCAATTCAATTCACAGACCAAAGAGAAACTTGTGAATGCCGAAATAAAAGGAATCATGCAAACGTTGACGGGCGAAGGTCTGTCTTTGTTCTTCGAGGAGAATCCTTCGGTTACTAAAAAAATTCTGGAAAAATGCATTCTCGCGGCCAAAGCAAGAGAAGCCGCGCGCAAAGCTCGGGATCTGACCCGAAGAAAAACCGTACTGGAAGGCGGAGGACTTCCCGGAAAGCTCGCGGACTGTTCGGAAAAAGATCCTGCCGCTTCCGAATTGTATATCGTCGAGGGGGACTCCGCCGGAGGTTCCGCTAAACAGGGAAGAGACAGGAATTACCAGGCCATCCTTCCTTTGAAAGGTAAGATTTTGAACGTGGAAAAATCGCGTTTGGATAAGATCTTAGGAAACGAAGAAATTCGGACTTTAGTTTCAGCCTTGGGTACCGGTATCGGCGAAGACGAATTCAACGTGGATAAAATTAGATACCATAAGATTTTCATTATGACCGACGCCGACATCGACGGTTCGCATATACGGACCCTCTTGTTGACGTTCTTTTTCCGATATATGAAATCGGTGATCGAAAAAGGATATTTATACGTGGCCCAACCGCCTCTATATCTGATCAGACACGGAAAAAATTCCACATACCTGTATTCCGATAAGGAAAAAGAGGAATACTTGAAAACGATCGGTTCCGAGAAAGCCGTCATCCAAAGATACAAAGGACTCGGGGAAATGAATCCGGAACAACTGTGGGAGACTACTATGGATCCTGAGAGACGAGTTGTCTTGAAGGTCAAACTCGACGATTATGTCGAAGCGGAAGACACCTTTAATATTCTTATGGGCGACGAGGTTGTTCCTCGGCGCAGGTTCATCGAGGTAAATGCGGCAAAAGTCGCAAACCTGGACCTCTGA
- a CDS encoding DciA family protein codes for MPATKGPEEPEKIEISDLKDLLEDLGWSEENIHSQILLRTIAQRWSDIVGPIFSLESEPHSISGDTLIIIVSHTAYKQELFFLKQRIISYSKRLLGKGVLRSIQVRIGNLSQKGKRKTLTEAPKTGLVGKDDLLKILEKETDPIAKKRLLELIEYL; via the coding sequence ATGCCTGCGACAAAAGGACCTGAAGAACCCGAAAAAATAGAAATAAGCGATTTAAAGGACTTACTTGAAGATTTGGGTTGGTCCGAAGAAAATATCCATTCTCAAATTTTGCTTAGAACGATTGCCCAAAGATGGTCAGATATTGTAGGTCCGATTTTTTCCTTGGAATCGGAGCCTCATTCTATTTCGGGCGATACTTTGATCATAATAGTTTCCCATACTGCCTATAAACAGGAACTGTTCTTTCTGAAGCAAAGGATAATATCGTATTCGAAACGATTGTTAGGAAAGGGAGTATTGAGATCGATCCAGGTTCGGATCGGGAATTTATCCCAAAAAGGAAAAAGAAAGACTCTCACTGAGGCCCCTAAGACCGGATTGGTAGGAAAAGATGACTTGCTTAAAATCCTGGAAAAAGAGACGGATCCGATCGCAAAAAAGCGTCTTCTGGAACTGATAGAATACCTTTAA
- the recF gene encoding DNA replication/repair protein RecF (All proteins in this family for which functions are known are DNA-binding proteins that assist the filamentation of RecA onto DNA for the initiation of recombination or recombinational repair.), giving the protein MFLRSLRLLNFRNHENINLEFDSRLVFFVGENGEGKTNLLEAIALLSWLKSFRESEDGNLVRWEADGFYLKAEVESGPKTDFIEIGYSKRPTVRRKLKYNQEEIKKRSDLIGKFITVLMTPLDLQIAEGGPSERRRFIDGLLSSIDRDYLNDLIDYNKILKHRNALLKSGSKDEGLYSIWDSRLVEKGISVHEKRYELINDFDGIYRQNLIKLSGGKDELFLKYKPSFSDPDDFKTRLQRNFSRDQRLGYTSVGVHRDDIFIGIDDKDITEFASQGQKRSTVISLKAASFEYYRKTLNITPVLLIDDVIRELDVKRREYFVELVLNAGQAFFTTTDLEGISEYVGRLAHEKQIFSVDKGIVHACDKRT; this is encoded by the coding sequence ATGTTTTTACGAAGCCTTAGGCTTCTGAATTTCAGGAACCATGAAAACATTAACCTTGAATTCGATTCGAGGTTGGTTTTTTTCGTGGGTGAAAATGGAGAAGGAAAGACGAACCTTCTCGAGGCGATCGCTCTACTTTCCTGGTTGAAAAGTTTTCGGGAATCAGAAGACGGAAATTTGGTGCGCTGGGAAGCCGACGGTTTTTATTTAAAAGCGGAAGTGGAATCCGGTCCGAAAACCGACTTTATAGAAATCGGATATTCCAAAAGACCTACCGTAAGAAGAAAGCTAAAATACAATCAGGAAGAAATCAAAAAGAGATCCGATTTGATCGGAAAATTCATAACCGTTTTGATGACGCCTCTCGATCTGCAAATCGCCGAAGGTGGACCGTCGGAACGGAGAAGATTTATAGACGGTCTTCTTTCCTCCATCGACAGGGATTATCTCAACGATCTGATCGATTACAATAAGATATTAAAACACAGAAACGCTTTGTTAAAATCCGGATCGAAAGATGAAGGGCTTTATTCGATCTGGGATTCGAGGTTGGTAGAAAAAGGGATATCCGTTCACGAAAAAAGATACGAATTGATAAACGACTTCGACGGAATTTATCGGCAAAATTTGATAAAGCTCAGTGGCGGTAAGGACGAACTTTTTCTCAAATATAAACCTAGCTTTTCCGATCCGGACGATTTTAAGACCCGGCTGCAAAGAAATTTTTCAAGGGATCAAAGATTAGGGTACACATCCGTAGGTGTGCATAGGGACGATATTTTTATCGGCATAGATGATAAAGACATCACGGAGTTTGCATCTCAGGGACAAAAACGGAGTACGGTCATTTCTCTGAAGGCTGCTTCCTTTGAATACTACCGCAAAACGTTGAATATCACACCGGTTCTGCTGATTGATGACGTCATACGGGAACTAGATGTTAAGAGAAGGGAATATTTCGTAGAATTAGTCCTGAACGCGGGACAAGCGTTCTTCACGACGACGGATTTGGAAGGGATCTCGGAATACGTAGGCAGACTTGCCCATGAAAAACAGATTTTTTCGGTAGATAAGGGAATCGTCCATGCCTGCGACAAAAGGACCTGA